The following proteins come from a genomic window of Leptospira bandrabouensis:
- the bcp gene encoding thioredoxin-dependent thiol peroxidase, with protein MLEVGKKAPNFTSVNQNGEKVKLADLTGKNGVVVYFYPRDMTPGCTTEACDFRDNFARLKKFGYNVVGISKDNPKSHTKFIEKQNLNFDLISDESGEICEAYGVWREKVFMGRKGMGIVRSTFLLDNSLKIKKIYDSVKVKGHVEEIIKDIQEIQGK; from the coding sequence ATGTTGGAAGTAGGGAAAAAAGCCCCCAATTTTACAAGTGTCAACCAAAACGGCGAAAAAGTAAAACTCGCTGACCTAACAGGAAAAAATGGAGTCGTAGTTTATTTTTATCCGCGGGATATGACTCCGGGATGTACAACTGAAGCTTGTGACTTCCGTGACAATTTTGCACGTCTGAAAAAATTCGGATACAATGTGGTGGGAATCTCCAAAGACAATCCCAAGTCCCATACCAAGTTCATTGAAAAACAAAACCTCAATTTTGATCTCATCTCTGATGAATCAGGCGAAATTTGTGAAGCTTATGGTGTTTGGAGAGAAAAAGTTTTTATGGGCCGTAAAGGTATGGGAATTGTTAGATCTACCTTTCTTTTAGATAACTCTCTCAAAATCAAAAAAATCTATGACAGCGTGAAGGTCAAAGGACACGTTGAAGAAATCATCAAAGACATTCAGGAAATCCAAGGGAAATGA
- a CDS encoding leucyl aminopeptidase, which yields MKIETSPLQIQIGSPKSGTFYKLIPIFQEDVKEELGKKFPVQIETKVFSGELGKEFRDEAEQTIYLGLGEKEKLNFRKFISHFFKYGEKILNYDGMGLEIIISKSLSKKFSADRIAYQIANTLFIGSYPVSVLQTTKKEKKKVGAVYLKFEDKSVTSLAESGLSKSKIVAKHVNGARHIAHLPANYFTPDDFVSRSKEIAKEYKLSVKVWDEPQLKKEGLGGILAVARGSELNGKMVILEYKPAKAKKKFAIVGKGLTFDTGGISLKPPGEMHEMKYDMCGAAATIHAIGAIAALEIPIHIVAAIGVAENMPDGKAIKPGDVYTAYNGTTVEVQNTDAEGRLVLGDVLSYVSKNYKPDYMVDLATLTGAVIIALGHEAAAILTNSGPLREALFTASETSDDRVWELPLWEEYGEDLKSDIADLKNITGGGKGAGTISAGIFLSKFVDESINWAHIDIAGAAWRKKKSGTQFHGPTGYGVRLLVDLANELSKK from the coding sequence ATGAAAATAGAAACCTCTCCACTCCAAATCCAAATCGGTTCCCCTAAATCTGGAACATTTTACAAACTCATCCCCATCTTCCAAGAGGATGTCAAAGAAGAACTGGGAAAAAAATTCCCAGTGCAAATCGAAACCAAAGTTTTTTCTGGAGAACTCGGAAAAGAATTTCGTGATGAAGCAGAACAAACCATCTATCTTGGATTAGGTGAAAAGGAAAAACTCAACTTTAGAAAGTTTATTTCCCATTTTTTTAAGTATGGAGAAAAAATTCTAAACTATGACGGAATGGGTCTTGAGATTATCATCTCTAAATCCCTTTCTAAAAAGTTTTCTGCCGATCGTATCGCATATCAAATTGCCAATACACTTTTTATCGGAAGTTATCCTGTTTCTGTTTTACAAACAACGAAAAAAGAAAAAAAGAAAGTGGGAGCAGTTTACTTAAAGTTCGAAGACAAATCTGTGACTAGTCTTGCGGAATCGGGATTATCTAAAAGTAAAATAGTCGCCAAACACGTGAATGGTGCTCGTCATATTGCTCATCTTCCTGCAAACTATTTTACACCTGATGATTTTGTTTCTCGTTCCAAAGAAATTGCAAAGGAATACAAACTCTCTGTTAAAGTTTGGGATGAACCACAATTGAAAAAAGAAGGTCTTGGTGGGATATTGGCAGTGGCTCGTGGATCAGAGCTCAACGGTAAGATGGTAATTTTAGAATACAAACCGGCCAAAGCCAAAAAAAAATTCGCCATTGTAGGAAAGGGATTAACCTTTGATACCGGTGGAATTTCACTCAAACCACCAGGCGAAATGCATGAAATGAAATATGATATGTGTGGGGCAGCAGCCACCATACACGCGATTGGTGCCATTGCCGCACTAGAAATTCCCATTCATATAGTCGCAGCCATTGGTGTGGCAGAAAACATGCCAGATGGAAAAGCCATCAAACCAGGCGATGTGTATACCGCATACAATGGTACTACGGTGGAAGTACAAAACACGGATGCAGAAGGAAGACTTGTGCTCGGTGATGTATTGTCCTATGTTTCCAAAAATTACAAACCAGACTATATGGTGGATTTAGCAACACTCACAGGCGCTGTGATCATTGCTCTGGGCCATGAAGCGGCCGCCATCCTTACCAATTCGGGTCCACTCCGAGAAGCCCTCTTCACTGCTTCTGAAACTTCAGATGACCGTGTTTGGGAACTTCCGCTTTGGGAAGAATATGGAGAAGATTTAAAATCAGACATTGCAGATTTAAAAAACATCACTGGTGGAGGAAAAGGGGCAGGAACCATTTCTGCTGGAATTTTTCTTTCTAAGTTTGTGGATGAGTCCATCAATTGGGCTCACATCGATATTGCCGGTGCCGCTTGGAGGAAGAAAAAATCAGGAACCCAATTCCACGGACCAACTGGTTATGGAGTACGTTTGTTAGTCGATCTTGCAAACGAACTATCTAAAAAATAA
- a CDS encoding MFS transporter, whose protein sequence is MDFKFTPYHIFVVGLLAFLQFTVVLDFMILSPLGVLVMEKLQISTQQFGFVVSAYAFSAGISGILAAGFADRFDRKKLLLFFYVGFVLATFLCGIATNYFFLFGARILTGLFAGVLSSISFAIVADLFPLQVRGRVMGFIMTAFAASQVFGLPIGIYISNLWGWQSPFLMIASISGAVGFVIFFFLKPVITHLDNKTDIHAFHHLAKTISHPKYLPAFVATTLLATGGFMLMPFGSAFSVHNLGVKLEDLPLVYMVTGVVSMLGGPLMGRLSDAIGKYNMFVIASILAAGIIIYYTKMEITPLPIVIFVNSILFVFVAARMISANALTSAVPDLHDRGAFMAISSSIQQISGGIAASVAGLIVIQTTSGYMERYEILGYVVACAILLTVILMYSVNQIVLKKHTK, encoded by the coding sequence ATGGATTTTAAGTTCACTCCGTATCATATTTTTGTCGTAGGTTTACTTGCTTTTTTGCAATTTACCGTAGTTCTCGATTTTATGATTCTTTCTCCCTTGGGAGTTCTGGTCATGGAAAAATTACAAATTTCTACCCAACAGTTTGGATTTGTAGTTTCTGCTTATGCATTTAGTGCCGGGATTTCTGGTATTTTGGCGGCCGGGTTTGCCGATCGATTTGATCGCAAAAAATTATTGTTATTCTTTTATGTTGGGTTTGTGCTCGCCACTTTTCTCTGCGGTATAGCTACAAATTATTTCTTTTTATTTGGTGCTCGTATCTTAACCGGACTCTTTGCAGGTGTTTTATCATCGATATCTTTTGCCATTGTTGCGGATTTGTTCCCGTTACAAGTGAGAGGAAGGGTGATGGGGTTTATTATGACTGCTTTTGCTGCAAGCCAAGTGTTTGGACTTCCCATCGGTATATATATTTCTAATTTATGGGGATGGCAATCTCCGTTTTTGATGATCGCTAGTATCAGTGGAGCTGTTGGATTTGTGATTTTCTTCTTTTTGAAACCAGTGATTACCCATCTTGATAACAAAACAGATATACATGCATTCCATCACTTAGCAAAAACCATTTCTCATCCGAAGTATTTACCTGCTTTTGTTGCGACCACCTTACTTGCTACAGGTGGATTTATGTTGATGCCTTTTGGCTCTGCTTTTTCTGTCCACAACCTAGGTGTAAAATTGGAAGATTTACCATTGGTTTATATGGTAACAGGTGTCGTTTCTATGTTAGGTGGCCCATTGATGGGTAGACTGAGTGATGCGATTGGAAAATACAATATGTTTGTGATTGCCTCCATCCTTGCGGCAGGAATCATCATTTATTACACAAAAATGGAAATCACCCCATTGCCGATTGTGATTTTTGTAAATTCAATTCTTTTTGTTTTTGTAGCAGCACGGATGATTTCTGCCAATGCTTTAACCTCTGCCGTTCCCGACTTACACGATAGAGGTGCCTTTATGGCCATCAGTTCTTCGATCCAACAAATTTCTGGTGGAATTGCGGCTTCTGTTGCGGGACTGATTGTCATCCAGACTACCAGTGGTTATATGGAAAGGTATGAAATTTTAGGTTATGTAGTTGCTTGTGCCATCCTACTTACCGTAATACTCATGTACAGTGTGAATCAAATTGTTTTGAAAAAACACACAAAATGA
- a CDS encoding SpoIIE family protein phosphatase, with the protein MKFPLRLYCFLFLIFPISILALPVDLTKNWNVKKGWSESELPLGPGWIPLETLPLVSIKSQLVFPDGKLQQVTMVKPFLLSEIDFKETEADIFSFHIPCISNVYKVYVNGELVDKGGALENGHIVRNGFKRNILIRLSRNLLQIGKNEIRVLLASESGEELNYCNVFNDFNSSIDRYTVLKKVEEEYATFMLLFLYFFVGIYHGLFYWKRRNETYNLYFALFAVFLSAYLYFRSQAIYRWDVDSFITTKLEYFIVFLTPTWLLLFVDTFFRKRISIITKGYFVFSLTLAILQFFVNRASSIVFLRVWQGSVLAFSVVLFYITARAVMKNNKDAKRLLVGILFLMFTAIWDILGASGLIPIQNLNLSRFGFLFFVLGIAVVLANRFLRVHKQVEELNANLERKVVERTNELQETLTRVQELKVQQDGDYFLTSLLLDPLNDSKKSHSEMIGIQSYTKQKKEFEFKGKTKEIGGDLIICDDIILNGKKYFVFINGDAMGKSIQGAGGALVLGVVFLSFIKRTQLLLESQSKSPERWIKECFYELQTIFESFDGSMLVSVVLGLVEEETGVLYYLNAEHPWTVLYRDGIASFIEDELELRKIGTKGMAGHVRVRVFVLEQGDVLFIGSDGRDDLILETGSDGSRVMNEDETKFLQVVNDSNGELEQIVYNLQSIGSFSDDLTLLRLEWMGSAKRMNSNSLNSLGSDHFLYSELQSVLESGNAEEAYQTIERMLANDNIEDDIRINLLREKSRISLLLKRFDSAVASLESIFPYFVTDNEILLQLSYAYRKSKNLSKAIEIGERLRAREPKHIRNLINLIECYRLQKNEDRAKKILSRLGSIAPENPQYLKLKESFS; encoded by the coding sequence ATGAAATTTCCTTTAAGATTATACTGTTTTCTTTTTCTAATATTTCCTATTTCAATTTTGGCTTTGCCAGTAGATTTGACAAAGAACTGGAATGTCAAAAAAGGTTGGTCGGAGTCGGAACTTCCGTTGGGTCCCGGTTGGATCCCTTTGGAAACGTTACCACTCGTTTCTATCAAATCTCAATTAGTATTCCCTGATGGGAAGTTACAACAGGTGACAATGGTAAAACCATTTTTGTTGTCTGAAATTGATTTTAAAGAAACAGAAGCAGATATTTTTTCCTTTCATATACCTTGTATTTCGAATGTGTACAAAGTGTATGTAAATGGAGAGTTGGTCGACAAGGGAGGTGCATTAGAAAATGGACATATTGTCCGGAATGGATTCAAAAGAAATATTCTTATCAGACTTTCTCGAAATTTGTTACAGATTGGTAAAAATGAAATCCGAGTTCTTTTAGCCTCGGAATCAGGAGAAGAATTAAACTATTGTAATGTTTTTAATGATTTTAATTCATCTATTGATCGTTATACGGTATTAAAAAAAGTTGAAGAAGAATATGCAACTTTCATGTTGCTTTTTTTATACTTTTTTGTTGGGATTTATCATGGTTTGTTTTATTGGAAACGCCGTAATGAAACATACAATCTTTACTTTGCTTTGTTTGCCGTATTTTTGTCGGCTTATCTCTATTTTAGATCCCAAGCCATCTATCGATGGGATGTGGATTCATTTATCACTACAAAATTAGAATATTTTATCGTTTTTTTGACTCCCACATGGCTTTTGTTATTTGTTGATACTTTTTTTCGCAAACGTATCAGTATTATCACAAAAGGTTATTTTGTTTTCAGCTTAACACTTGCTATTCTTCAGTTTTTTGTCAATCGTGCCAGTTCTATTGTTTTTTTGCGAGTTTGGCAAGGTTCGGTTTTAGCATTCAGTGTGGTTTTGTTTTACATCACTGCGAGAGCCGTGATGAAAAACAATAAAGACGCCAAAAGATTGTTAGTTGGTATTCTGTTTTTGATGTTCACGGCGATTTGGGATATTTTGGGTGCTTCGGGTTTGATCCCCATCCAAAACTTGAATTTATCTCGGTTTGGATTTTTGTTTTTTGTTTTAGGAATTGCTGTTGTATTGGCTAATCGGTTTTTGCGAGTTCATAAACAAGTAGAAGAGCTAAACGCCAACCTAGAACGAAAGGTTGTGGAAAGAACAAACGAATTACAAGAAACTCTCACTCGTGTTCAGGAATTAAAAGTCCAACAAGATGGAGATTATTTTTTAACCTCTCTGCTTTTGGATCCACTGAATGATTCCAAAAAATCTCACTCAGAAATGATTGGAATTCAATCCTATACTAAACAAAAAAAAGAATTTGAATTTAAAGGAAAAACCAAAGAGATCGGTGGAGACCTGATTATTTGTGATGATATAATTCTTAACGGTAAAAAATACTTCGTTTTTATAAATGGAGACGCGATGGGTAAGTCCATCCAAGGTGCTGGCGGCGCACTTGTGTTAGGTGTAGTATTTTTATCTTTTATAAAACGTACACAACTTTTGTTGGAAAGCCAGTCTAAATCTCCGGAACGATGGATCAAAGAATGTTTTTACGAACTCCAAACTATATTTGAATCTTTTGATGGGTCTATGCTTGTTTCCGTTGTTCTTGGGCTTGTGGAAGAAGAAACTGGGGTTTTGTATTATCTCAATGCAGAACATCCTTGGACTGTATTGTATAGAGATGGGATTGCCTCTTTTATTGAAGACGAGTTGGAACTTCGAAAAATTGGAACCAAAGGAATGGCCGGACATGTGCGTGTTCGAGTTTTTGTATTAGAACAAGGAGATGTGCTTTTTATAGGTTCGGATGGACGCGACGATTTAATTTTAGAAACGGGATCTGACGGTTCCCGTGTGATGAACGAAGACGAAACCAAGTTTTTGCAAGTGGTGAATGATTCGAATGGGGAATTGGAACAGATTGTCTATAATCTCCAATCCATTGGAAGTTTTTCTGATGATCTAACTCTTCTTAGGTTGGAATGGATGGGTTCTGCTAAACGAATGAATTCAAATTCGCTAAACTCTTTAGGTTCAGATCATTTTTTATATTCCGAACTCCAGTCGGTATTAGAGTCGGGAAACGCAGAAGAAGCCTATCAAACCATTGAACGAATGTTAGCGAATGATAACATTGAGGATGATATTCGAATCAATTTGCTAAGGGAAAAGTCAAGAATTTCCCTTTTATTAAAACGATTTGATTCGGCAGTTGCTTCTTTGGAATCTATCTTTCCCTATTTTGTCACTGACAATGAAATATTATTACAATTGAGTTATGCGTACAGAAAGTCAAAAAATCTAAGTAAGGCGATCGAAATTGGGGAAAGACTCCGGGCAAGGGAGCCCAAACACATCCGAAATCTTATTAATTTGATTGAATGTTATCGATTACAGAAAAATGAAGATCGGGCCAAAAAGATTCTTTCCAGACTTGGATCCATTGCTCCTGAGAATCCGCAATACTTGAAACTAAAGGAAAGTTTCAGCTAA
- a CDS encoding Ppx/GppA phosphatase family protein gives MLPFSQILRKPNQAFRTEKILAAIDLGTNSFHIVVVKLRPDGTLEYLTKEKESVRLGSGSSDYAVITDEAMDRGLACLKRFRSLADSYKAEIRAVATSALREAENRQVFLDRAEKETGIQIQVVSGNEEARLIYLGILQGLPVYDKRILLIDIGGGSTELLVGEKGEILFSTSLKLGAIRLTEKYLKKDPLSATDVQKCRIHIESVLSAFLPQIETWKPFMVVGSSGTITSVTSIVLEKKMEKRDRLNGTEISIDQFKDVRKQILDADSLKKRLKIPGLDAKRGDIIVGGVLVLDEVLQRIKAPSFTVSEFALREGIVYDTIESWFRQKDSSLPPLDNIREKAIKTVANLYPAGKKHAASVVKTTLQMFDDLKDLHGLGNLERDYLETACYLHQVGLCISHHNYHKHSYYIIKNSEAMVGFSNAEIEIIALIARYHRKGGPKGKHEEFKALRPDDQLLVKKLAAFLRIGDGLDRSEKSIIERLDAIYEKGKVLCRLYHQKGTDPNLEIWSVAEKKDLFEETYGVSLEFQTFTI, from the coding sequence ATGCTTCCTTTCTCACAAATCTTAAGAAAACCAAACCAGGCATTTCGCACGGAAAAGATCCTTGCTGCCATTGATTTGGGCACCAATTCCTTCCATATCGTTGTCGTGAAACTAAGACCGGATGGTACACTCGAATACCTAACCAAAGAAAAAGAATCGGTGAGACTTGGGAGCGGTAGCAGTGATTATGCGGTCATAACAGACGAGGCGATGGACCGAGGACTTGCTTGCCTCAAACGATTTCGTAGCCTTGCCGATAGTTACAAAGCGGAAATCCGAGCTGTTGCCACCAGTGCTCTCCGCGAAGCAGAGAATCGCCAGGTATTTCTTGACCGAGCCGAAAAGGAAACGGGAATCCAAATCCAAGTGGTCTCAGGAAATGAAGAGGCGCGCCTTATTTATTTAGGGATTTTGCAAGGCCTACCGGTTTATGACAAAAGAATCCTACTCATCGACATTGGAGGAGGGAGTACAGAACTTCTTGTGGGAGAAAAGGGAGAGATCCTTTTTTCCACTAGTTTGAAACTGGGAGCCATCCGGTTAACAGAAAAGTATTTAAAAAAAGATCCACTAAGTGCCACCGACGTTCAAAAATGTAGGATTCATATTGAATCGGTGTTATCTGCTTTTTTACCTCAGATCGAAACTTGGAAACCCTTTATGGTTGTGGGAAGTTCAGGGACGATCACTTCTGTGACCTCCATCGTTTTGGAAAAAAAGATGGAAAAAAGGGACAGATTGAACGGAACAGAAATTTCAATCGATCAGTTTAAGGATGTACGAAAACAGATTTTAGATGCGGATAGTTTGAAAAAACGTCTTAAAATTCCAGGCCTTGATGCCAAAAGAGGGGATATCATTGTTGGTGGAGTTTTGGTTTTGGATGAAGTATTACAAAGGATCAAAGCCCCTTCATTTACTGTGAGTGAGTTTGCCCTTAGAGAAGGAATTGTTTATGATACAATCGAATCTTGGTTTCGACAGAAAGATTCTTCTTTACCGCCTCTAGATAATATTCGTGAAAAAGCCATCAAAACCGTTGCCAATCTTTATCCTGCTGGAAAAAAACATGCGGCGTCCGTAGTTAAGACCACCTTGCAGATGTTTGATGATTTGAAGGATTTACATGGACTTGGCAATTTAGAAAGAGATTATTTAGAAACAGCTTGTTATTTGCACCAAGTGGGACTATGTATTTCTCATCATAATTACCATAAACATAGTTATTATATCATCAAAAACTCAGAGGCGATGGTGGGTTTTTCCAATGCCGAAATAGAAATCATCGCTCTTATCGCTCGTTATCATAGAAAGGGTGGGCCTAAAGGAAAACATGAAGAGTTCAAAGCTCTAAGGCCTGATGACCAACTCCTAGTGAAAAAATTAGCAGCCTTCCTTCGCATTGGGGACGGGCTTGACCGGTCGGAAAAATCCATCATTGAAAGATTGGATGCTATCTATGAAAAAGGAAAAGTTCTTTGTCGGTTGTATCACCAAAAGGGAACCGATCCCAATTTAGAAATTTGGTCTGTGGCCGAAAAAAAAGATCTTTTTGAAGAAACCTATGGTGTATCCTTAGAGTTTCAAACCTTTACTATATGA
- a CDS encoding rod shape-determining protein, producing the protein MIFDNLYGLFSNDMGIDLGTANTLVHVKGQGIVLSEPSVVAVQASTGRVLAVGQEAKRMLGRTPGDIVAIRPMKDGVIADFETVEKMIRYFIAKVHNRTTFVKPRIVIGVPSGITEVERRAVRESAEQAGAREIFLIEEALAAAIGANIPIHEPAGNMIVDIGGGTTEIAVISLGGMVIAESIRTGGDEFDEAIVKYLRNQYNLVVGERTAEDIKLTIGNAFADKRVDTMEVKGRDAISGLPRTLELDSNEIRKALKEPTDEILDGIKSVLERTPPELAADIVERGIVLTGGGCLLRGLEHYLTKETGVPVFRAENPLTCVVLGTGRYLDELKYIKPGIR; encoded by the coding sequence ATGATATTTGATAACCTTTATGGACTTTTCTCGAACGATATGGGAATCGATTTGGGAACCGCGAACACCCTCGTGCATGTGAAAGGACAAGGGATTGTCTTATCAGAACCGTCGGTCGTGGCAGTCCAGGCCTCTACTGGTCGAGTCCTTGCAGTGGGACAAGAAGCAAAACGAATGCTAGGAAGAACTCCTGGTGACATCGTTGCCATCCGCCCCATGAAAGACGGGGTGATCGCCGACTTCGAAACTGTGGAAAAGATGATTCGTTACTTCATCGCTAAAGTTCACAACCGCACTACATTTGTAAAACCGCGCATCGTCATCGGAGTTCCTTCTGGAATTACCGAAGTAGAAAGACGTGCCGTACGTGAGTCCGCTGAACAAGCCGGAGCTCGCGAAATCTTCCTCATCGAAGAAGCACTTGCTGCTGCCATCGGTGCCAACATCCCGATCCATGAACCAGCAGGGAACATGATTGTAGATATCGGCGGGGGAACCACAGAAATCGCTGTGATCTCTCTGGGTGGTATGGTAATTGCCGAATCCATCCGAACAGGTGGGGACGAATTTGATGAAGCCATTGTGAAATACCTCCGTAACCAATACAACCTAGTCGTCGGGGAAAGAACGGCAGAGGATATCAAACTCACAATCGGAAACGCCTTCGCTGACAAACGTGTGGACACTATGGAAGTCAAAGGTCGTGATGCCATCTCTGGTCTCCCACGTACCCTCGAACTTGATTCTAACGAAATCCGTAAAGCCCTCAAAGAACCAACAGACGAAATCCTAGACGGAATCAAATCCGTATTGGAAAGAACTCCTCCAGAACTTGCCGCCGACATCGTAGAACGAGGAATCGTTCTCACAGGTGGTGGTTGCCTCCTTCGTGGTCTCGAACACTACCTCACCAAAGAAACTGGAGTTCCTGTCTTCCGTGCCGAAAACCCACTGACTTGTGTGGTGCTTGGAACGGGTCGTTACTTGGATGAATTGAAATATATCAAACCAGGGATAAGATAA
- a CDS encoding GIY-YIG nuclease family protein, translating into MSYMYILICADGSYYTGSTKYLEKRLKQHQSGKGANFTKKRLPVKLLYYEEYKRIDHAFYREKQIQGWSRKKKEALMRQDFDGLKILDKKKSTI; encoded by the coding sequence ATGAGTTATATGTATATTTTAATTTGTGCTGATGGGTCGTATTACACTGGTAGTACGAAATATCTAGAGAAGAGACTCAAACAACATCAAAGTGGCAAAGGAGCCAATTTCACAAAGAAACGATTACCAGTTAAGTTACTCTATTACGAAGAATACAAAAGAATCGATCATGCTTTTTACCGAGAGAAACAAATACAAGGTTGGTCTAGGAAAAAAAAAGAGGCTTTGATGCGTCAGGACTTCGATGGACTTAAGATTTTGGATAAAAAGAAATCAACAATTTAA